From a single Vitis vinifera cultivar Pinot Noir 40024 chromosome 18, ASM3070453v1 genomic region:
- the LOC100258548 gene encoding disease resistance protein RPV1-like, which yields MASSTQKPSSSSTSVRKYEFEVFLSFRGEDTRNNFTDHLFINLDGMGIKTFRDDQLERGEEIESELLKTIEESRISIVVFSKNYAHSKWCLDELAKIMDCREEMEQIVLPVFYHVDPFDVRKQTGSFGEAFSIHERNVDAKKVQRWRDSLTEASNLSGFHVNDG from the coding sequence ATGGCTTCCTCTACCCAaaaaccctcttcttcttctacctCAGTCCGTAAATATGAGTTCGAAGTGTTCTTGAGTTTTAGAGGTGAAGATACCCGCAACAATTTTACGGAtcatttattcataaatttggATGGGATGGGGATTAAGACTTTTAGAGACGATCAACTTGAAAGAGGAGAGGAGATCGAATCAGAACTTTTGAAAACTATTGAAGAATCAAGAATTTCCATAGTTGTGTTCTCAAAAAACTATGCTCATTCCAAGTGGTGTTTGGATGAGTTAGCGAAGATCATGGATTGCAGGGAAGAAATGGAACAAATAGTCTTGCCGGTGTTCTACCACGTGGATCCTTTTGATGTGCGAAAGCAAACAGGGAGCTTCGGAGaagcattttccattcatgaAAGAAATGTAGATGCGAAAAAGGTGCAAAGGTGGAGGGATTCCTTGACTGAAGCAAGCAATCTAAGTGGCTTCCATGTGAATGATGGGTAA